In a single window of the Leisingera daeponensis DSM 23529 genome:
- the zapE gene encoding cell division protein ZapE has translation MTHLTTLYRQKIDAGHLKPDPAQEAVLPHFDRIAEGLRAPPVKRGFFRKAEYEPVKGLYLWGGVGRGKSMLMDLFVDSLGGIPARRVHFHAFMQEIHAQMHEARKNGVEDALAPVAKGVAESVRLLAFDEMQITDITDAMIVGRLFEALFAGGVTVITTSNRVPDDLYKNGLNRQLFLPFIGLIKAHMDVHEMASATDYRQDRLTGAQVYFSPVDAEARAQIRAIWEDLSGGPAQPLTLEVKGREVTLPAFRNGVARATFYDLCGKMLGPGDYLAIAEEVKVLVMEDIPRLSRNNFNEAKRFVTLIDALYEAKVRLICSAAAQPEMLYVEGEGTFEFERTASRLREMQDKDWGSGG, from the coding sequence ATGACCCATCTGACCACGCTTTACCGGCAGAAGATTGACGCAGGCCACCTGAAGCCGGACCCGGCGCAGGAAGCTGTGCTGCCCCATTTCGACCGCATCGCCGAAGGCCTCAGGGCGCCGCCGGTGAAACGCGGCTTCTTCCGCAAGGCGGAGTATGAGCCGGTCAAGGGGCTCTACCTCTGGGGCGGGGTCGGGCGCGGCAAGTCGATGCTGATGGACCTGTTCGTCGACAGCCTCGGCGGCATCCCCGCGCGCCGGGTGCATTTCCACGCCTTCATGCAGGAAATCCACGCCCAGATGCACGAGGCCCGCAAGAACGGGGTGGAGGATGCGCTGGCGCCGGTGGCCAAGGGCGTGGCGGAGTCGGTGCGGCTGCTGGCCTTTGACGAGATGCAGATCACCGACATCACCGACGCGATGATCGTGGGCCGCCTGTTCGAGGCGCTGTTTGCCGGCGGGGTCACCGTGATCACCACCTCCAACCGGGTGCCGGACGACCTTTATAAGAACGGCCTGAACCGGCAGCTGTTCCTGCCCTTCATCGGCCTGATCAAGGCGCATATGGACGTGCATGAGATGGCCAGCGCCACCGATTACCGCCAGGACCGGCTGACCGGCGCGCAGGTCTATTTCTCGCCGGTGGACGCAGAGGCCCGCGCCCAGATCCGCGCGATCTGGGAGGATCTCTCGGGCGGCCCGGCGCAGCCGCTGACGCTGGAGGTGAAGGGCCGCGAAGTCACCCTGCCCGCCTTCCGCAACGGCGTGGCGCGGGCCACGTTCTATGACTTGTGCGGCAAGATGCTGGGGCCGGGCGACTACCTCGCCATTGCCGAGGAAGTGAAAGTGCTGGTGATGGAGGACATCCCCCGCCTGTCACGCAACAACTTCAACGAGGCCAAACGGTTCGTCACCCTGATCGACGCTTTGTACGAGGCCAAGGTGCGGCTGATCTGTTCGGCGGCGGCGCAGCCCGAAATGCTTTATGTCGAGGGCGAAGGCACCTTCGAATTCGAACGCACCGCCTCGCGCCTCAGGGAAATGCAGGACAAGGACTGGGGAAGCGGCGGGTAA
- a CDS encoding MFS transporter: protein MDRPAPLFTPVLIVGCIIIMVSFAVRASFGVFQIPIAEEFGWLRSEFSLAIAIQNLAWGIGQPIFGAIAEKIGDRKAIIMGAVVYAAGLVLSAWATTPFEMQAYEWLVGFGIAGTGFGVVLAVVGRASSDENRSMSLAVVTAAGSAGQIFGAPAAEWMLGFLSWQSVFLIFAGAVLALILTLPLMRAPVAASRAELEESMGAILMKAFKDPSYTLIFLGFFSCGYQLGFITAHFPAFVTEMCGPILPGGALHAIGITTTSALGAAAISLIGAANVGGTLLAGYLGKRYSKKYLLAAIYTGRTIAAAAFILFPVTPLSVIVFSVAMGSLWLATVPLTSGLVAHIYGLRYMGTLYGIVFFSHQLGSFLGVWLGGRMYDTYGDYTLVWWIGVAVGAFSAIVHLPVKERPLPPAALAA, encoded by the coding sequence ATGGACCGTCCCGCGCCGCTGTTTACCCCCGTTCTGATCGTGGGCTGCATCATCATCATGGTGAGCTTTGCGGTGCGCGCGTCCTTTGGGGTGTTCCAGATCCCGATTGCCGAGGAGTTCGGCTGGCTGCGCTCGGAGTTTTCGCTGGCGATTGCCATTCAGAACCTGGCCTGGGGCATCGGGCAGCCCATTTTCGGCGCCATTGCCGAGAAAATCGGCGACCGCAAGGCGATCATCATGGGGGCTGTTGTCTATGCCGCAGGCCTTGTGCTGAGCGCCTGGGCCACGACGCCGTTTGAGATGCAGGCCTATGAGTGGCTGGTGGGGTTCGGCATTGCGGGCACCGGGTTTGGCGTGGTGCTGGCGGTTGTCGGGCGGGCAAGTTCCGATGAGAACCGGTCGATGTCGCTGGCGGTGGTCACGGCGGCCGGGTCGGCGGGGCAGATATTCGGGGCGCCGGCGGCGGAGTGGATGCTGGGGTTCCTCAGCTGGCAGAGCGTGTTCCTGATTTTTGCGGGCGCGGTGCTGGCGCTTATCCTGACCTTGCCGCTGATGCGGGCGCCAGTGGCGGCAAGCCGGGCGGAGCTGGAAGAGAGCATGGGCGCGATCCTGATGAAAGCGTTCAAGGATCCGTCCTATACGCTGATCTTCCTGGGCTTTTTCAGCTGCGGCTATCAGCTGGGCTTTATCACCGCGCATTTCCCGGCCTTCGTGACCGAGATGTGCGGGCCGATCCTGCCGGGCGGGGCGCTGCATGCGATCGGGATCACCACCACCTCGGCGCTGGGGGCGGCGGCGATTTCGCTGATCGGGGCGGCCAATGTGGGCGGCACGCTGCTGGCGGGCTACCTGGGCAAGCGGTATTCCAAGAAATACCTGCTGGCGGCGATCTATACCGGGCGCACCATTGCGGCGGCAGCCTTCATCCTGTTCCCGGTCACGCCGCTGAGCGTCATCGTCTTCTCGGTCGCGATGGGGTCGTTGTGGCTGGCGACGGTGCCGCTGACCTCGGGCCTGGTCGCGCATATCTACGGGCTGCGCTATATGGGCACGCTGTACGGCATCGTGTTTTTCAGCCACCAGCTGGGCAGCTTCCTGGGCGTCTGGCTGGGCGGGCGGATGTATGACACCTATGGCGATTACACCTTGGTCTGGTGGATCGGTGTGGCGGTCGGGGCGTTCAGCGCGATTGTGCATCTGCCGGTGAAGGAGCGCCCGCTGCCGCCGGCGGCGCTGGCGGCATGA
- a CDS encoding alpha/beta fold hydrolase, whose product MTWLLLLGAALLILIIAPPLRERLRKPMNAAARQTAPGAFARLSGGLTHYRWQGPLRGPVAVCVHGLTTPSYVWNGIARGLAAMGYRVLTYDLYGRGCSDRPGGPQDRAFFLTQLEELLADQEAGEDITLVGYSMGGAIATAFAAAHPGRLRELILLAPAGFGRSPDRLTRIIRDVPLIGNWLMHALYPALHIRSTRAGRNLPSSVPGITALQQQELRYRGFIPAVLASLRGILNQDFTEELRSLHSKGVPALAIWGQEDAVIPPTSPGRLAERARSVRQEEIAGADHGLPYTHTDQVLEIIARNHRRGLG is encoded by the coding sequence ATGACCTGGCTGCTGCTCCTTGGGGCAGCCCTTCTGATCCTGATCATCGCCCCGCCGCTGCGCGAACGGCTGCGCAAGCCGATGAACGCCGCAGCGCGGCAAACCGCCCCCGGCGCCTTTGCCCGGCTTTCCGGCGGCCTCACCCATTACCGCTGGCAGGGGCCGCTGCGCGGCCCCGTTGCGGTCTGCGTGCACGGGCTCACCACGCCTTCTTACGTCTGGAACGGCATCGCCCGGGGGCTGGCCGCGATGGGCTACCGGGTGCTGACCTACGACCTCTACGGGCGCGGCTGCTCGGACCGGCCAGGCGGCCCGCAGGACCGTGCCTTCTTCCTCACCCAGCTGGAGGAGCTTCTGGCGGATCAGGAGGCGGGCGAGGATATCACCCTGGTCGGCTATTCCATGGGCGGCGCCATCGCCACCGCCTTTGCCGCCGCCCATCCCGGCCGCCTGCGCGAGCTGATCCTGCTCGCCCCGGCCGGCTTCGGCCGCAGCCCGGACCGGCTCACCCGGATCATCCGCGATGTTCCCCTGATCGGAAACTGGCTGATGCACGCCCTTTACCCCGCCCTGCACATCCGCAGCACCCGGGCCGGGCGCAATTTGCCCTCCTCGGTCCCCGGCATCACCGCATTGCAGCAGCAGGAGCTGCGCTACCGCGGCTTCATTCCCGCGGTGCTCGCCTCCCTGCGCGGCATTCTGAACCAGGATTTCACCGAAGAGTTGCGCAGCCTGCACAGCAAGGGCGTGCCGGCTCTGGCCATCTGGGGCCAGGAGGACGCGGTGATCCCGCCGACCTCCCCCGGCCGCCTGGCCGAACGCGCCCGCTCGGTCCGGCAGGAGGAAATCGCGGGCGCCGACCACGGTCTGCCCTATACCCACACCGATCAGGTGCTGGAGATCATCGCCCGGAACCACCGCCGCGGCCTCGGCTGA
- a CDS encoding ornithine cyclodeaminase family protein translates to MTIPFIPFEEGEALLDWVSFTDTLAASHNLPKAEIGDTFLYRDPDTLLSRSAWIDGLGLAVKTASIFPRNPGAGKPMVNGSVCLYSDTDGTLEALVDFHLVTKWKTAGDSLLGALRLANPDAREVLIVGAGTVGASLIEAFGAGFPQAQIRVWNRTAAKAQALCAQYPSTLHAPGLEPAVRAADIIVTCTMSSQPVIQGEWLRPGQHLNMIGAYRPDMREADDAALRRAQIYCDSFDTTLDHIGEFKIPLAAGTIQRSDVRADFYALDSFPAYDPARITLFKNGGGAHLDLMTSHHILQKWQAQS, encoded by the coding sequence ATGACCATCCCGTTCATCCCCTTTGAAGAGGGCGAGGCGCTGCTCGATTGGGTCAGCTTCACTGACACGCTGGCCGCCAGCCACAATCTGCCCAAGGCAGAGATCGGCGATACCTTCCTCTACCGCGACCCCGACACGCTGCTCAGCCGCTCCGCCTGGATCGACGGGCTGGGCCTGGCGGTGAAAACCGCCAGCATCTTCCCGCGCAACCCAGGCGCAGGCAAGCCGATGGTCAACGGTTCCGTCTGCCTCTACTCCGACACCGACGGCACCCTTGAAGCCCTCGTCGACTTTCACCTCGTCACCAAGTGGAAGACCGCCGGAGACAGCCTGCTCGGCGCCCTGCGGCTGGCCAACCCCGACGCGCGAGAGGTGCTGATCGTCGGCGCCGGCACCGTCGGCGCGTCCCTCATTGAGGCTTTCGGGGCCGGTTTCCCGCAGGCGCAGATCCGCGTCTGGAACCGCACCGCCGCCAAGGCGCAGGCGCTTTGCGCCCAGTACCCCAGCACCCTCCACGCCCCCGGTCTGGAACCGGCGGTGCGCGCGGCGGATATCATCGTCACCTGCACCATGTCGTCCCAGCCGGTGATCCAGGGCGAATGGCTCCGCCCCGGCCAGCACCTCAACATGATCGGCGCCTACCGCCCCGACATGCGCGAGGCCGATGACGCGGCGCTGAGGCGCGCGCAGATCTACTGCGACAGCTTTGACACCACCCTCGACCACATCGGCGAATTCAAGATCCCGCTGGCCGCCGGCACCATCCAGCGCAGCGACGTGCGGGCGGATTTCTATGCCCTGGACAGCTTCCCCGCCTATGACCCGGCCCGGATCACCCTGTTCAAGAACGGCGGCGGCGCCCATCTGGACCTGATGACCAGCCACCACATCCTGCAGAAGTGGCAGGCGCAATCATGA
- a CDS encoding HAD family hydrolase — MPIDAVVFDIGRVLIEWEPERFYDSRIGEARRTQLFEQVPLHEMNLNVDRGHPFRGSVYALADQHPDWAEEIRWWHDCWLQMVPRAIPRTVRLMQALQARGTPVFALSNFGAETFELACETYPFLRGFDRTFVSAHLKCIKPEPEIYAILERETGVAPPHLLFTDDRPENIQAARARGWQTHLFTAPAPFAARLVQAGLLTNQEAA, encoded by the coding sequence ATGCCCATTGATGCCGTCGTCTTCGACATCGGCCGCGTGCTGATCGAGTGGGAGCCGGAACGCTTCTACGACAGCCGCATCGGCGAAGCCCGCCGCACGCAGCTGTTCGAACAGGTGCCGCTGCACGAGATGAACCTGAACGTCGACCGCGGCCACCCCTTCCGCGGCAGCGTCTATGCGCTGGCGGACCAGCACCCGGACTGGGCTGAGGAAATCCGCTGGTGGCACGATTGCTGGCTGCAAATGGTGCCGCGCGCCATCCCCCGCACCGTCCGCCTGATGCAGGCGCTGCAGGCACGCGGCACGCCCGTTTTCGCCCTCAGCAACTTCGGCGCCGAGACCTTTGAGCTGGCCTGCGAAACCTACCCCTTCCTGCGGGGCTTTGACCGCACATTTGTCTCCGCGCATCTGAAATGCATCAAGCCAGAGCCGGAAATCTATGCCATTCTCGAACGCGAAACCGGAGTGGCGCCGCCGCATTTGCTGTTCACCGACGACCGCCCCGAAAACATCCAGGCTGCCCGCGCGCGCGGCTGGCAGACCCATCTGTTCACCGCCCCCGCGCCCTTTGCGGCCCGGCTGGTGCAGGCCGGTCTGCTGACAAACCAAGAGGCCGCCTGA
- a CDS encoding DMT family transporter has translation MSAEVKISVPGLFAAAGAGIAFSVIDMIFKFLSGDYPLYEVVLFRSVIAVAVMLAIIVPLEGGYHLLRTHQPKLHLLRCLVVFFANICFFTGLTLLPLAEAVAIAFATPLIVTTLSALFLGERPGPWRWGAVIAGFLGVLIIMRPGPGTFQPAAILPLLGACGYASLHVLTRRAGGTEAGATLAFYPMMGFLILSALAGLAFGDGRFASGDNPAFGFLLRAWIWPAPQDWPYLIGVGLAGSIGGYLVSQAYRMNEATLAAPFEYIAMPMSVLWGVVIFNEWPDPAVWAGSALIIASGLVSVWRETRKNRPAPRPRPRAEG, from the coding sequence ATGAGCGCAGAGGTCAAAATCAGCGTCCCCGGCCTGTTTGCCGCGGCAGGCGCAGGCATTGCCTTCTCCGTCATCGACATGATCTTCAAGTTCCTGTCCGGCGACTACCCCCTGTACGAGGTGGTCCTGTTCCGCTCCGTCATCGCGGTGGCGGTGATGCTGGCCATCATCGTGCCGCTGGAGGGCGGCTACCACCTCCTGCGCACCCACCAGCCGAAACTGCACCTGCTGCGCTGCCTGGTGGTGTTCTTTGCCAACATCTGCTTCTTCACCGGCCTCACCCTGCTGCCGCTGGCCGAAGCCGTCGCAATCGCCTTTGCCACGCCCCTCATCGTCACCACCCTGTCAGCCCTGTTCCTGGGCGAACGCCCCGGCCCCTGGCGCTGGGGCGCGGTTATCGCCGGTTTCCTGGGCGTGCTGATCATCATGCGTCCCGGCCCCGGCACCTTCCAGCCCGCCGCCATCCTGCCGCTCCTCGGCGCCTGCGGCTATGCGAGTCTGCACGTGCTGACCCGCCGCGCAGGCGGGACAGAGGCGGGCGCCACGCTCGCCTTCTACCCGATGATGGGCTTCCTGATCCTCAGCGCCCTGGCCGGTCTGGCCTTTGGCGACGGCCGCTTTGCCAGCGGCGATAACCCCGCCTTCGGCTTCCTGCTGCGCGCCTGGATCTGGCCTGCCCCCCAGGACTGGCCCTACCTGATCGGCGTCGGCCTTGCCGGTTCCATCGGCGGCTATCTGGTCAGCCAGGCCTACCGCATGAACGAGGCCACGCTGGCCGCGCCATTTGAGTACATCGCGATGCCGATGTCGGTCCTCTGGGGCGTTGTGATCTTCAACGAATGGCCCGATCCGGCGGTCTGGGCCGGCAGCGCGCTGATCATCGCCTCCGGCCTGGTCTCCGTCTGGCGCGAGACCCGCAAGAACCGCCCCGCCCCGCGGCCCCGCCCGCGCGCAGAAGGATGA
- a CDS encoding YaiI/YqxD family protein — translation MTALYIDADACPVKQEAERVATRHGLRMFVVSNGGLRPSQNPLVENVIVSEGADVADMWIADRCGPGDVVVTGDIPLAAKCIAAGARVLRHNGERFTEANIGQQLAMRDLMADLRAANPLGMQGGGKGFTKADRSRFLDALERELRAAKQA, via the coding sequence GTGACCGCCCTCTACATCGACGCCGACGCCTGCCCGGTGAAGCAGGAGGCCGAGCGGGTCGCCACCCGCCACGGCCTGCGCATGTTCGTGGTCTCCAACGGCGGGTTGCGCCCCTCGCAGAACCCGCTGGTGGAGAATGTGATCGTGTCTGAGGGCGCCGATGTGGCCGACATGTGGATCGCAGACCGCTGCGGCCCCGGCGATGTGGTGGTGACGGGGGATATCCCCTTGGCCGCCAAATGCATCGCGGCCGGCGCCCGCGTGCTGCGCCACAACGGCGAGCGGTTCACCGAAGCAAACATCGGCCAGCAGCTGGCGATGCGCGACCTGATGGCCGACTTGCGCGCCGCCAACCCGCTGGGGATGCAGGGCGGCGGCAAGGGCTTCACCAAGGCCGACCGCTCGCGGTTCCTGGATGCGCTGGAGCGCGAACTGCGGGCTGCCAAACAGGCCTGA
- the sthA gene encoding Si-specific NAD(P)(+) transhydrogenase, whose protein sequence is MSDEFDYDLIIIGSGPSGRAAAIQAGKLHRRVLVIDRKDRLGGVSVHTGTIPSKTLRETVLNLSGWRERSFYGRSYRVKDQIEANDLKARLHMTLDYEVDVLEHQFNRNHVDTLNGLAKFIGPNEVEVATEAGESTRLTAEKFLIATGTRTYRPDYVPFNGKTVVDGDEFLEMAEIPRSLAVIGAGVIGVEYATMFSALDVRVTLIEPRETFLDFIDKTLIQDFTHQIRENGVDLRLGSAVESIEDAGEHIEVSLANGRHVRAEMLLFAAGRMGATEALNLDAVGLKTDHRGRLSVDRKTYQTAVPHIYATGDVIGHPSLASTSLQQGRVAACHALETPTLPESPWYPYGIYSVPEMSTCGMSEEELKERGIPYEVGVARFRETSRGHIMGLEHGMLKMLFSLKTRRVLGVQIVGEGATELIHIAQAVLNLKGTVDYFVQNTFNYPTLAEAYKIAGLDAFNRMPIPEEFKVKKPARKAKPASKAEAKADAKPAADKKAAE, encoded by the coding sequence ATGAGTGACGAATTTGATTATGACCTGATCATCATCGGTTCCGGCCCCTCGGGCCGCGCCGCCGCCATCCAGGCGGGCAAGCTGCACCGCCGGGTGCTGGTGATCGACCGCAAGGACCGGCTGGGGGGCGTGTCGGTCCACACCGGCACCATCCCGTCCAAGACCCTGCGCGAAACCGTGCTGAACCTCTCCGGCTGGCGCGAGCGCTCCTTCTACGGCCGCTCCTACCGGGTGAAGGACCAGATCGAGGCGAACGACCTGAAAGCGCGCCTGCACATGACCCTCGATTACGAGGTCGACGTGCTGGAGCACCAGTTCAACCGCAACCACGTCGACACCCTGAACGGGCTGGCGAAATTCATCGGCCCGAACGAGGTCGAGGTGGCCACCGAGGCCGGCGAATCCACCCGGCTGACGGCAGAGAAGTTTCTGATCGCCACCGGCACCCGCACCTACCGGCCGGATTACGTGCCGTTCAACGGCAAGACCGTGGTCGACGGCGACGAGTTCCTGGAGATGGCCGAGATCCCGCGCTCGCTGGCAGTCATCGGCGCCGGCGTGATCGGAGTGGAATATGCCACCATGTTCTCGGCGCTGGACGTGCGCGTCACCCTGATCGAGCCGCGCGAGACATTCCTCGACTTCATCGACAAGACCCTGATCCAGGATTTCACCCACCAGATCCGCGAAAACGGCGTCGACCTGCGGCTGGGTTCCGCCGTGGAAAGCATCGAGGACGCGGGCGAGCATATCGAGGTGTCGCTGGCCAACGGCCGCCACGTGCGCGCCGAAATGCTGCTGTTCGCGGCCGGCCGCATGGGCGCCACCGAGGCGCTCAACCTCGATGCCGTCGGCCTCAAGACCGACCACCGCGGCCGCCTGTCCGTGGACCGCAAGACCTACCAGACCGCGGTGCCCCACATCTACGCCACCGGCGATGTGATCGGCCACCCGTCGCTGGCCTCCACCTCGCTGCAGCAGGGCCGCGTCGCCGCCTGCCACGCGCTGGAAACCCCGACCCTGCCGGAAAGCCCCTGGTACCCCTACGGCATCTATTCGGTGCCGGAAATGTCCACCTGCGGCATGTCCGAGGAAGAGCTGAAGGAGCGCGGCATCCCTTACGAGGTTGGCGTCGCCCGCTTCCGCGAAACCTCGCGCGGGCACATCATGGGGCTGGAGCACGGCATGCTGAAAATGCTGTTCTCGCTGAAAACCCGCCGGGTGCTGGGGGTGCAGATCGTCGGCGAGGGCGCGACAGAGCTCATTCACATCGCCCAGGCGGTGCTGAACCTCAAGGGCACGGTGGACTACTTCGTGCAGAACACCTTCAACTACCCGACCCTGGCCGAGGCCTACAAGATCGCGGGCCTCGACGCCTTCAACCGGATGCCGATCCCGGAGGAGTTCAAGGTGAAGAAACCCGCCCGCAAGGCCAAACCGGCCTCCAAGGCAGAGGCTAAGGCAGACGCCAAACCCGCGGCTGACAAAAAGGCGGCAGAGTGA
- the fghA gene encoding S-formylglutathione hydrolase: METVSENRAFGGTQGVYKHASSATGGDMTFGLFLPEEAKDGPVPVLWYLSGLTCTHENAMTKAGAQAWCAEQGIAIVFPDTSPRGEGVADDEAYDLGQGAGFYVNATQQPWAPHFRMWDYVAEELPALLGDKFAIDLDRQAITGHSMGGHGALTLAMNLPGRYKSVSAFAPISHPAQSDWGRKQLSAYLGDDETAWAKHDATLLMREKGFDGPILVDTGTSDQFIDLLKPEALAHAVAERRQQATLRMQPGYDHSYFFVSTFMEEHVSFHADALYQN; the protein is encoded by the coding sequence ATGGAAACCGTTTCCGAGAACCGCGCCTTTGGCGGCACCCAGGGCGTCTACAAACACGCCAGCAGCGCCACCGGCGGCGACATGACCTTCGGCCTGTTTCTGCCGGAGGAGGCCAAGGACGGGCCGGTGCCGGTGCTGTGGTATCTCTCGGGCCTCACCTGCACCCATGAAAACGCGATGACCAAGGCAGGCGCCCAGGCCTGGTGCGCCGAGCAGGGCATTGCCATCGTCTTCCCCGACACCTCCCCCCGCGGCGAGGGCGTGGCCGACGATGAGGCCTATGATCTGGGCCAGGGCGCGGGCTTCTACGTCAACGCCACGCAACAGCCCTGGGCGCCGCATTTCCGCATGTGGGACTACGTGGCCGAGGAACTGCCGGCACTGCTGGGCGACAAATTCGCCATCGACCTGGACCGCCAGGCGATCACCGGGCATTCCATGGGCGGCCACGGCGCGCTGACCTTGGCGATGAACCTGCCGGGCCGCTACAAATCGGTCTCCGCCTTCGCGCCGATCTCCCACCCGGCCCAGTCGGACTGGGGCCGCAAGCAGCTCAGCGCCTACCTGGGCGACGATGAAACCGCCTGGGCCAAGCACGACGCCACCCTCCTGATGCGCGAAAAAGGCTTCGACGGCCCGATCCTGGTCGACACCGGCACCTCCGACCAGTTTATCGACCTGCTGAAGCCCGAAGCGCTGGCCCACGCCGTCGCCGAACGCCGCCAGCAGGCCACCCTGCGGATGCAGCCGGGTTATGACCACAGCTATTTCTTCGTGTCGACCTTCATGGAGGAGCATGTCTCCTTCCATGCCGACGCGCTGTACCAGAACTGA
- a CDS encoding cupin domain-containing protein yields MRDFLRLTPEAAEAEVERPSPEKVIAGDPVFTTWNAEERDGLYCGIWQSTPGKWRISYDEWEYCRILEGRSVITSDDGTEYPLAAGDSFILRPGFSGTWEVIETTRKDYVIRV; encoded by the coding sequence ATGAGGGATTTTCTGAGGCTGACACCGGAGGCTGCGGAGGCCGAGGTCGAGCGCCCGTCGCCGGAGAAGGTGATTGCGGGAGACCCGGTGTTCACCACCTGGAACGCGGAGGAGCGTGACGGGCTGTACTGCGGCATCTGGCAGTCGACGCCGGGCAAGTGGCGGATATCCTATGACGAATGGGAATACTGCCGGATCCTGGAGGGGCGGTCGGTGATCACCAGCGACGACGGCACCGAGTATCCTCTGGCGGCAGGCGACAGCTTCATCCTGCGGCCCGGCTTCAGCGGCACCTGGGAGGTGATCGAGACCACCCGCAAGGATTACGTGATCCGGGTTTAG
- a CDS encoding AEC family transporter has translation MAEIFFRTLPFFAIIGLGYWAGRSRFFTEEATAYLTRFVFYFPLSAMIFGFAANLSFAEVFDPTLILGYLAGTLAVYLLVTAVAMIRGLDVPTAAVEAQCAAIGNVGFLGLPMMAILFGPASAAPMMVVLSVDLVVFSSLIVILINAGRGQGLGLATLKLVGLGLLKNPMILSIVAGLAWSASALPIPEPANDFLTILGGAATPGALFAIGASLASKSAERVQVAGWLSFAKLVLHPACVAVAVLWLIPAAPFSAAVAIAAASLPVAGNVYMLAQHYGVAPHRASAAIFISTVVSIVTVPAVMAWVS, from the coding sequence ATGGCCGAGATTTTCTTCCGCACCCTGCCCTTCTTCGCAATCATCGGCCTTGGCTACTGGGCCGGGCGCAGCCGGTTTTTCACCGAGGAAGCAACCGCCTACCTCACCCGTTTCGTGTTCTACTTTCCGCTGTCGGCGATGATCTTCGGTTTTGCCGCCAACCTCTCCTTTGCCGAGGTCTTCGATCCCACGCTGATCCTTGGCTATCTGGCAGGCACGCTGGCGGTCTACCTGCTGGTGACAGCCGTCGCCATGATCCGCGGCCTGGACGTGCCCACCGCAGCGGTGGAGGCGCAATGCGCGGCAATCGGCAATGTGGGCTTCCTGGGGCTGCCGATGATGGCGATCCTGTTCGGCCCGGCCTCCGCGGCGCCGATGATGGTGGTGCTCAGCGTCGATCTGGTGGTGTTCTCCTCGCTGATCGTCATCCTGATCAACGCGGGCCGCGGCCAGGGCCTAGGTCTGGCGACCCTGAAACTGGTCGGCTTGGGCCTGCTGAAGAACCCGATGATCCTGTCCATCGTCGCGGGCCTCGCCTGGTCGGCCTCCGCGCTGCCGATCCCGGAGCCCGCCAACGATTTCCTCACCATCCTCGGCGGCGCCGCCACGCCCGGCGCGCTCTTCGCCATCGGCGCGTCGCTCGCGTCGAAATCGGCGGAGCGGGTCCAGGTCGCCGGCTGGCTCAGCTTTGCCAAGCTGGTGCTGCACCCGGCCTGCGTCGCCGTCGCGGTGCTGTGGCTGATCCCCGCCGCGCCGTTTTCCGCCGCGGTTGCCATCGCCGCCGCCTCCCTGCCGGTGGCGGGCAATGTCTACATGCTGGCGCAGCACTACGGCGTGGCCCCGCACCGGGCCTCCGCCGCCATCTTCATCTCCACCGTAGTGTCGATCGTGACCGTGCCGGCAGTGATGGCCTGGGTCTCCTAA